In the Paenibacillus sp. FSL H7-0357 genome, one interval contains:
- a CDS encoding peptidase U32 family protein, translated as MARYFNGKEIELLAPAGTFEIFKEVVQSGCDAVYFGGPVLNMRMMRKGYNLSHEEIIEALAIAHSLDKKVYITVNNLFSEDDVEEAREYLRFLDGVHPDALIVQDMAVLELIREMELTLPVHASVMMNVHNLEMVYALRDLGVSRVVTSREMDLQTAKLLGQRSGMELEYFIHGDMCSVHGANCYFSSQVFGMSSNRGKCMKPCRWDYRIKKDGYVFPAEYPLAVKDMFMYEHLPELIESGITSFKIEGRMRDKEFMVMLSNSYGEAIDRYIEDPIGFDRTVDTKMLHQNRKRDFSTAYAFGKPGLANINRRYEGTGKFYSTGKVFSTPTAERELSVDRVMQLRERLAEGRRSEQSKPELAVRVNNMEQARLVLELGVDHLYLPGDVFEPDRPFTKQDIKELGALKGKTKLYLGMPRMMTELHFDQYDHLLSGERLPIDGLLITNLGAIRRFAQTGYPMIGDANLNVYNHLSAGLYAGLGLAKLTVSPEMTMEHFASFTSGCELPLEVVVHGTPALMYMEHDLFENTEVMEPIGEEDNLYVSNEVLVLKTDKGENPVYRDQYGRCHLLFSKELCYLPMVEEMKGLGIASLRIEGATYSVEELRGIIKAYQAAINGSLEKEELLGGLKPVYAGYTLGSLQFN; from the coding sequence AGTGGTGCAGTCAGGATGTGACGCAGTCTATTTTGGCGGTCCTGTGCTGAACATGAGAATGATGCGTAAAGGCTACAACCTGTCTCATGAGGAGATTATTGAAGCCCTTGCGATCGCCCACAGCCTGGACAAAAAAGTATATATTACGGTAAACAACCTGTTCAGTGAGGATGATGTGGAGGAAGCCAGAGAGTATCTTCGTTTTCTCGACGGAGTTCATCCCGATGCACTGATCGTTCAAGATATGGCTGTGCTGGAGCTGATCCGCGAGATGGAGCTTACGCTTCCGGTTCACGCCTCGGTGATGATGAATGTGCACAATCTGGAGATGGTTTACGCGCTGCGTGATCTTGGGGTAAGCCGGGTGGTGACCTCGCGTGAGATGGATCTGCAGACGGCTAAGCTGCTGGGTCAGCGGAGCGGCATGGAGCTGGAGTATTTCATTCACGGCGATATGTGCTCTGTGCACGGGGCAAACTGCTACTTCAGCTCCCAGGTCTTCGGCATGAGCAGCAACCGGGGCAAATGCATGAAGCCTTGCCGCTGGGATTACCGGATCAAGAAAGACGGCTATGTCTTCCCGGCTGAATATCCGCTGGCTGTCAAAGACATGTTCATGTATGAGCATCTTCCGGAGCTGATTGAGTCAGGCATTACTTCTTTTAAAATTGAGGGCCGGATGCGCGACAAAGAGTTCATGGTGATGCTCTCGAACAGCTATGGTGAAGCCATTGACCGTTATATTGAGGATCCAATCGGTTTTGACCGTACCGTTGATACCAAGATGCTGCACCAAAACCGGAAACGTGACTTTTCCACCGCGTATGCTTTTGGCAAGCCGGGACTGGCAAACATCAACCGCCGCTATGAAGGTACAGGCAAATTTTACAGCACAGGCAAGGTATTCAGTACACCTACTGCAGAGCGGGAGCTATCGGTGGACCGGGTAATGCAGCTGCGTGAGCGGCTTGCGGAAGGCAGACGCAGTGAGCAAAGTAAACCAGAGCTTGCGGTACGCGTGAATAATATGGAGCAGGCCCGTCTGGTGCTTGAGCTGGGTGTAGATCATTTATATCTGCCAGGTGATGTATTTGAGCCGGACCGTCCGTTTACGAAGCAGGACATTAAGGAACTTGGCGCCTTAAAAGGAAAGACAAAGCTCTACCTTGGGATGCCAAGGATGATGACGGAGCTGCATTTTGATCAATACGATCATCTGCTGAGCGGGGAACGCCTGCCGATTGACGGGCTGCTGATTACGAACCTTGGAGCGATTCGCCGTTTCGCCCAGACGGGATACCCGATGATCGGGGACGCCAATCTGAATGTATACAATCATCTTTCTGCCGGGCTGTATGCCGGACTGGGATTGGCTAAGCTAACGGTTTCACCGGAAATGACGATGGAGCATTTTGCATCCTTTACCTCCGGCTGCGAGTTGCCGCTCGAAGTTGTCGTTCACGGCACACCGGCACTGATGTATATGGAGCATGATCTGTTCGAGAATACCGAGGTGATGGAGCCGATTGGTGAAGAAGACAACCTGTATGTAAGCAATGAGGTACTGGTGCTGAAGACGGATAAAGGCGAGAATCCGGTGTACCGTGACCAATACGGCCGCTGCCACCTGCTGTTCTCCAAGGAGCTTTGCTATCTGCCTATGGTGGAGGAGATGAAGGGCCTTGGCATTGCCAGCTTGCGGATTGAAGGAGCGACCTATAGTGTGGAAGAGCTGCGCGGTATTATTAAGGCTTATCAGGCAGCAATCAACGGTTCTTTGGAAAAGGAAGAGCTGCTCGGCGGTTTGAAGCCGGTGTATGCAGGTTATACCCTGGGTTCGCTGCAGTTTAATTGA
- a CDS encoding UbiA-like polyprenyltransferase, whose translation MVILNAFKTTALKLKMFSELVMFSHTLFSLPFAIISMVWAAGGWPSGHMMLWGLIALIGARNGANAFNRLVDRTFDKQNPRTAHRHLPQRLLAEKEVILFIVINYALFIVAAGMLNLLCLLLSPVAIVLISTYSYTKRFTFLSHLYLGFVIASAPIGAWFAVTGNIAFTPFVIGTVVMLWIAGFDIIYGTQDIDFDRRHGLWSIPSFFGLENALRISKGLHFIMILLLLFLYLWRDLGWMYLVGIGIATLLLMAEHKIIKPSNRKLMKVASYNLNQVISMVILLCTLIDYFYVS comes from the coding sequence ATGGTTATATTGAATGCTTTCAAAACCACCGCGCTCAAGCTGAAAATGTTCAGCGAACTGGTTATGTTCTCGCATACACTCTTTTCGCTGCCGTTTGCAATCATCTCGATGGTGTGGGCTGCCGGGGGATGGCCCTCCGGCCATATGATGCTGTGGGGGCTTATTGCCTTAATCGGGGCACGCAACGGCGCGAACGCCTTTAACCGGCTGGTGGACCGCACCTTTGACAAACAGAACCCGCGCACGGCGCACCGCCATCTGCCGCAGCGGCTGCTTGCGGAGAAGGAAGTCATCCTGTTCATTGTCATCAACTACGCGCTGTTTATAGTCGCTGCCGGTATGCTGAACTTGCTTTGTCTGCTGCTGTCGCCAGTGGCCATTGTCCTGATCTCTACTTACTCCTACACGAAACGGTTTACCTTTCTCAGCCATCTGTACCTGGGGTTCGTCATTGCCTCGGCACCGATCGGTGCATGGTTCGCTGTGACAGGAAATATCGCTTTTACGCCGTTTGTGATTGGTACAGTCGTGATGCTCTGGATTGCCGGCTTTGACATCATTTACGGCACTCAGGATATCGACTTTGACCGGCGGCACGGGTTGTGGTCGATCCCCAGCTTCTTCGGACTCGAAAATGCACTGCGGATCTCCAAAGGCCTGCATTTCATTATGATCCTGCTGCTGCTGTTCCTCTATCTCTGGCGTGATCTGGGCTGGATGTATCTTGTGGGCATCGGTATTGCTACGCTGCTCCTGATGGCGGAGCATAAGATCATCAAGCCGTCGAACCGGAAGCTGATGAAGGTGGCTTCTTATAATTTGAATCAGGTGATCAGTATGGTGATATTGCTGTGTACGCTGATTGATTATTTTTACGTTAGCTAG
- a CDS encoding oxidoreductase produces MTRIAVVLGATGLVGKAVTEELLTGDWDEVRVLVRRPLELQHPKLKQTSIDWEKLGQYKEQFSGAYAVFCCLGTTIKKAGSQEQFERVDLQYPLAAAAIAKQCGVRQFLAVSSMGASAKSRNFYSRTKGRTEEGLIAAGFHGLHLFRPSLLLGERQEFRLGERAAAVLMKALDFAMVGKAAKYRAIPGAKVAKAMVNIAFANTGGVHVYPNDVIHVIGRR; encoded by the coding sequence GTGACTAGAATAGCCGTAGTGCTGGGAGCGACCGGTTTGGTAGGCAAGGCAGTTACCGAGGAACTGCTAACCGGGGATTGGGATGAGGTCCGGGTGCTGGTCCGCCGCCCGCTGGAGCTGCAGCATCCCAAGCTGAAGCAAACCAGTATTGACTGGGAAAAGCTTGGGCAATATAAGGAACAATTCAGCGGGGCCTATGCAGTCTTCTGCTGCCTGGGCACCACGATAAAAAAAGCAGGCTCACAGGAGCAATTTGAACGTGTGGATTTGCAGTATCCGCTTGCGGCCGCTGCAATTGCCAAACAATGCGGTGTGAGGCAGTTTCTGGCGGTTTCCTCTATGGGGGCCAGCGCCAAATCCCGCAATTTCTACAGCCGTACCAAGGGCCGGACGGAAGAGGGGTTAATCGCCGCCGGGTTTCATGGCCTGCACCTGTTCCGGCCCTCATTGCTGCTGGGAGAACGTCAGGAATTCAGGCTGGGAGAACGTGCCGCTGCTGTGCTGATGAAGGCACTTGATTTTGCGATGGTCGGCAAAGCAGCGAAGTACCGGGCTATTCCCGGTGCCAAAGTGGCGAAAGCAATGGTGAATATTGCATTTGCCAACACAGGCGGCGTACATGTTTATCCCAATGATGTGATACATGTTATTGGTCGCCGCTAG
- a CDS encoding aspartate aminotransferase family protein, whose amino-acid sequence MEQQQFIGRDGVAAKRKQYFYPCTAHFYRDAPQLVRGSMQFVYDENGKQYTDFFAGVSVVACGHCNPAITARTIEQLQQLQHTSTVYLTQPGVDLAERLEQLLPGSLRRTFFVNSGSEANEGALLLARMHTGRKGFIALESGLHGRTNLTMSVTGLQMWRTDKYLDEDVTFITRPYDPELTLEEAGARSLQNLEHVLQEKGGHIAAMIVEPIQGNGGMIMPVSWYFREVKALLDQYGVLLIDDEIQTGYGRTGAMFAMEHFGVVPDIISMAKALGNGVPVAAFATTDEIAASLNRPSASTFGGNPVSAATALAVLDYIEGERLAERAAELGERLKRSLQQLQERYPALISDVRGTGLMLGAELAGSDAVPAAELTDDVLEEMKDRGYLIGKNGVNRNVLAFQPPLIVTAEDIDGMIKALNEVLLQASHPHRK is encoded by the coding sequence ATGGAACAACAGCAATTCATTGGAAGAGATGGGGTAGCCGCTAAAAGAAAGCAGTATTTCTATCCCTGCACCGCACACTTTTACCGTGATGCCCCGCAATTGGTGCGCGGAAGCATGCAGTTTGTCTATGATGAGAACGGCAAGCAATATACGGACTTTTTCGCCGGGGTATCCGTCGTGGCCTGTGGTCACTGCAACCCGGCGATTACAGCCCGCACGATCGAGCAGCTTCAGCAGCTCCAGCACACGTCCACGGTCTACCTAACACAGCCGGGTGTCGACTTGGCGGAACGGCTCGAACAGCTGCTGCCGGGGAGCTTGCGCCGGACCTTCTTCGTCAACAGCGGCTCAGAGGCCAATGAAGGGGCTTTGCTCCTGGCCCGAATGCATACCGGCCGCAAAGGGTTCATTGCCCTGGAAAGCGGGCTGCACGGCCGGACTAATCTCACGATGAGCGTCACCGGCCTCCAAATGTGGAGAACCGACAAATATCTGGATGAGGACGTAACGTTCATTACACGCCCGTATGATCCTGAACTTACGCTGGAAGAGGCCGGGGCGCGGTCGCTCCAGAACCTCGAACATGTGCTGCAGGAGAAAGGCGGCCACATTGCTGCGATGATCGTCGAACCGATTCAGGGCAATGGCGGCATGATTATGCCGGTCTCCTGGTATTTCCGCGAAGTCAAGGCGCTGCTGGACCAATACGGTGTGCTGCTTATTGATGATGAGATTCAGACCGGCTACGGCCGCACCGGAGCCATGTTCGCCATGGAGCATTTCGGTGTGGTTCCGGATATCATCAGCATGGCCAAGGCGCTGGGCAACGGGGTACCGGTGGCTGCCTTCGCGACTACGGATGAAATTGCCGCCTCGTTGAACCGGCCTTCAGCCTCCACCTTCGGAGGCAATCCTGTTTCGGCGGCTACGGCATTGGCCGTATTGGATTATATTGAGGGCGAGCGGCTGGCGGAGCGGGCGGCAGAGCTTGGAGAGCGGCTGAAGCGCAGTCTGCAGCAGTTGCAGGAGCGTTATCCGGCACTGATCTCCGACGTGCGGGGTACCGGCTTGATGCTGGGGGCGGAGCTGGCTGGCAGCGACGCCGTTCCTGCGGCAGAGCTGACGGACGATGTGCTGGAAGAGATGAAGGACCGTGGATATTTGATCGGCAAAAACGGTGTGAACCGCAATGTTCTCGCCTTTCAACCGCCGCTGATCGTTACAGCGGAGGATATTGATGGTATGATAAAAGCACTGAATGAAGTGCTGCTTCAAGCCTCACACCCTCACAGGAAATGA
- a CDS encoding FAD-dependent oxidoreductase: MKKIVILGGGYGGVLTAKKLAKKFKNDKDVEIKLIDRNPYHTLLTELHEVSANRAPEDSIKIDLKKIFAGLKVDVVLDEISNIDFKNKKLKSDKATYAYDYLVIGTGSKPTFFGIPGAEENTFSFWSYDDAVALKRQIRDMYTKAAQEKNAAVRRSMLTFVIIGAGFTGVELVGEMAEQREELCKEFYIDPSEVRLIVADMAPKILPILPDKLIQKAEARLRKMNVEIVTGAKITEVGKGSVALGEKNIVDAQTIVWTAGVEGSEIVGNLEVQQQGRKRIVTNENLESVDHKNVYVVGDNIFFIPEGETRPVPQMVENAEQAAPVIAGNITADIKGTAKKAYKPGFHGTMVSIGSRYGVANVGLPGKLFMLTGFMAMLSKHFINMFYLSQVVGFNKVWTYMMHEFFHVENRKSFLGGHFSKRSPNFWLVPLRMLLGGMWLYEGIDKMKKIWEDPDKIFLIPAAPFATDAASSASVAVDAVKDTVDAQSAASAVTTAKEAVEALPVPGFVYDITNWFMDLMFYNNDGTYTFLAKWFQIGMVCAEIVFGIMLIVGLFTAIASIATIGMAVMIWSTKMASTEMLWYVGAAIATIGGSGSIFGLDYYVLPWLKKQWKRIPLVRRWYLYTD; the protein is encoded by the coding sequence TTGAAGAAAATAGTCATTTTGGGCGGCGGCTACGGCGGCGTACTCACGGCTAAGAAACTGGCAAAGAAATTTAAGAACGACAAAGATGTAGAAATCAAACTGATCGACCGGAATCCCTATCACACTCTATTGACTGAGCTGCATGAGGTTTCAGCGAACCGCGCGCCCGAGGATTCAATTAAGATTGATCTGAAGAAAATCTTTGCAGGTCTTAAAGTAGATGTAGTTCTTGATGAGATCAGCAACATTGATTTCAAGAACAAGAAGCTTAAATCCGACAAAGCTACCTATGCTTATGATTACCTGGTAATCGGCACAGGCAGCAAACCTACTTTCTTCGGGATACCGGGAGCTGAAGAGAATACCTTCTCCTTCTGGTCCTATGACGACGCGGTTGCGCTCAAACGTCAAATCCGCGACATGTATACCAAAGCGGCTCAAGAGAAGAATGCGGCTGTACGCCGTTCCATGCTGACCTTCGTTATTATCGGCGCCGGCTTTACGGGTGTCGAGCTGGTTGGGGAAATGGCCGAACAACGCGAAGAATTGTGCAAAGAGTTCTACATCGACCCTTCTGAAGTGCGGCTGATTGTAGCCGATATGGCTCCTAAGATTCTGCCTATCCTGCCGGATAAGCTGATCCAGAAAGCAGAAGCCCGCCTTCGCAAGATGAATGTAGAAATCGTTACAGGCGCCAAGATCACCGAGGTAGGCAAAGGCAGTGTGGCTCTCGGTGAGAAAAACATCGTGGATGCACAGACCATTGTCTGGACAGCCGGTGTTGAAGGCTCTGAAATCGTTGGCAACCTTGAAGTTCAGCAACAAGGACGCAAGCGGATTGTAACGAACGAAAACCTTGAAAGTGTAGACCACAAGAACGTATACGTTGTAGGGGATAACATCTTCTTCATCCCTGAAGGCGAAACACGTCCTGTACCGCAAATGGTTGAGAACGCCGAACAAGCAGCTCCAGTTATTGCCGGCAACATTACCGCCGACATCAAAGGAACTGCCAAGAAGGCCTACAAACCAGGTTTCCACGGTACAATGGTTTCCATAGGCAGCCGCTACGGTGTGGCCAACGTCGGCCTCCCAGGCAAGCTGTTTATGCTCACCGGCTTTATGGCTATGCTCTCCAAACACTTTATCAATATGTTCTACCTGTCCCAGGTTGTTGGTTTCAACAAAGTCTGGACTTATATGATGCATGAGTTCTTCCATGTGGAAAACCGCAAGAGCTTCCTCGGCGGCCACTTCTCCAAACGTTCGCCAAACTTCTGGCTCGTTCCGCTCCGCATGCTTCTCGGGGGCATGTGGCTGTATGAAGGTATCGACAAGATGAAGAAGATATGGGAAGATCCGGATAAGATTTTCCTGATTCCTGCAGCTCCATTCGCTACAGACGCTGCATCATCGGCCAGCGTTGCCGTAGATGCTGTAAAAGATACAGTGGATGCACAGTCGGCTGCTTCTGCAGTTACGACAGCCAAAGAAGCGGTTGAAGCTTTGCCGGTTCCAGGCTTCGTATATGATATTACGAACTGGTTCATGGATTTAATGTTCTACAACAATGACGGAACTTATACGTTCCTGGCTAAATGGTTCCAAATCGGTATGGTTTGTGCCGAAATCGTCTTTGGTATTATGCTTATCGTAGGTCTGTTCACAGCAATTGCTTCGATCGCTACCATCGGTATGGCCGTCATGATCTGGTCGACGAAGATGGCGTCGACGGAAATGCTCTGGTATGTTGGTGCGGCAATCGCCACAATCGGCGGATCCGGCAGCATCTTCGGTCTGGATTACTACGTTCTTCCTTGGCTCAAAAAGCAGTGGAAAAGGATACCGCTCGTCCGGCGATGGTATCTGTATACCGACTGA
- a CDS encoding CsbD family protein yields the protein MDNNVVKGKWLQLKGEAKKQWGKLTDDDLDVIDGEKDKLVGKLQERYGHTKDAAEAEYNSWEKSFRS from the coding sequence ATGGATAACAATGTGGTTAAAGGAAAATGGCTGCAGCTTAAAGGTGAAGCCAAAAAGCAGTGGGGCAAGCTTACTGACGATGATCTTGACGTAATTGACGGCGAGAAGGATAAATTGGTCGGTAAATTGCAGGAACGTTACGGACATACCAAGGATGCCGCAGAGGCGGAATATAACAGCTGGGAGAAGTCGTTCCGCAGCTAG
- a CDS encoding ATP-binding protein gives MEYLKIFFMNTALLITLAYLANLIYKHTITYAPERVKKVSWVLLAIFAGWISSFFGYRLEEHVIFDLRFVPLIISTLAYPHPFILIIIGVGTGLTRLTFGINEAAVVGVLNLSILGFVCAGLSFWIRRTTTSMMNKGLVTIIVVNLMNVINITIFGVIPAREYITDIMPVTLPAGLGLSILFALIIRDFQLELMRNGQVVRANELLSAQTEELHKNKIVLEKRAEQLMMASQYKSEFLANMSHELRTPLNSIINLSQLIEENEASLTPEEMAEYAGIIHRSGEDLLTLINDILDMSKVEAGKLDILKEDLNVSEIPELLAVQFSVSARQKGLEFNIALHDDVPLVIHSDPQRVQQILRNLLSNAIKFTVSGHVSLNIRTLERKEGALERRWIVFDVEDSGIGIAAEKHDIIFEAFQQADQTIGRKYGGTGLGLSISNDLARLLGGFITLQSQEDQGSQFSLYLPL, from the coding sequence ATGGAGTATTTGAAAATATTTTTTATGAACACAGCCCTTCTCATAACATTGGCTTATCTGGCGAATTTAATATATAAACACACAATTACATATGCTCCGGAACGGGTTAAAAAGGTTAGTTGGGTGCTGCTGGCTATCTTTGCCGGCTGGATCAGCTCCTTCTTCGGGTACAGACTGGAAGAGCACGTTATCTTTGATTTGCGGTTTGTGCCGCTCATTATTTCTACTCTGGCTTACCCGCATCCCTTCATCCTTATTATTATTGGTGTAGGAACCGGGCTCACGAGGTTAACCTTCGGCATTAATGAAGCAGCAGTGGTAGGAGTGCTGAATTTATCTATCCTGGGTTTCGTCTGCGCGGGCCTGAGCTTCTGGATACGGCGTACCACTACTTCCATGATGAACAAAGGGTTAGTCACTATTATCGTAGTTAACCTAATGAACGTAATCAATATCACCATTTTTGGAGTTATACCTGCCCGGGAATATATAACGGATATTATGCCGGTTACGTTGCCCGCCGGGCTGGGTCTAAGCATACTGTTCGCGCTAATTATCCGTGACTTCCAATTAGAGCTGATGCGTAACGGACAGGTTGTCAGAGCGAATGAGCTGCTCTCTGCCCAGACGGAGGAGCTGCATAAGAATAAGATCGTATTAGAGAAAAGAGCTGAGCAGCTGATGATGGCCTCCCAGTACAAGTCGGAGTTTCTGGCTAATATGTCGCATGAGCTTAGAACACCGCTGAACAGTATCATTAATCTTTCACAATTAATAGAAGAAAATGAGGCATCGCTGACTCCGGAGGAAATGGCCGAATATGCCGGGATCATTCACCGTTCGGGGGAGGATTTGCTGACGCTGATCAATGATATTCTGGACATGTCGAAGGTAGAAGCAGGCAAGCTTGATATTCTTAAGGAAGATTTGAATGTCAGTGAAATCCCTGAACTGCTCGCTGTGCAGTTCAGTGTATCAGCCAGACAAAAGGGGCTGGAGTTCAACATCGCACTGCATGATGACGTGCCGCTGGTCATTCATTCAGACCCCCAGCGGGTGCAGCAGATTCTCCGAAACCTGCTCTCCAATGCCATTAAGTTCACAGTGTCAGGGCATGTCTCCTTAAACATCCGCACACTGGAGCGTAAGGAGGGGGCGCTCGAGCGGCGCTGGATTGTTTTTGACGTGGAAGACAGCGGCATCGGAATAGCCGCAGAGAAGCATGATATCATCTTCGAAGCCTTTCAACAGGCGGATCAGACTATTGGAAGGAAATATGGCGGAACAGGGCTGGGACTGTCCATCAGCAATGATTTGGCCAGGCTGCTTGGCGGATTCATCACTTTACAGAGCCAGGAGGATCAGGGCAGTCAATTCTCCCTTTATTTGCCTTTGTAA
- a CDS encoding MFS transporter translates to MNIMRNRLPGIRPKRIRKASVQRKNLQIATFEGIPSTIFQVLLQGQFLTGFLLYLGATSSQIGFVLALTTLVNVAQIGVAFLIQKLPSRKWAMVTFIGLHRLLWGSTGLVPFIFPKEHWVIAFIVLYTIAFIANTAGGVLWSSVISDLVPARVRGRYFGIRNTFLNALGSLVMYGGGIVLDRYPGGHGFLILYIVVWIFSISNIIVFFFYPDVPFEKSEEKDFLPMFRKPLHDTLFMKSTLFLSAWLLLQNLTVPLYSYVMLQLLHINYETLSLLNVSQTLFMMASFYVWGNLNAKYSNKRLLLWTLPIIATSSLLWGMLSVLPMLPVLFAAHIVFGMGVGGFNQLAFNFIIGDTPKKERPMYMAMYAALTGLAAFFGPLIGGRIYEWIAEWPRWTQVYGMQLVVGVLMIVLALLLGRRILRDE, encoded by the coding sequence ATGAACATCATGAGAAACAGGCTGCCCGGTATTCGTCCAAAGCGTATCCGCAAAGCCTCGGTACAACGCAAAAATCTGCAGATCGCTACATTCGAGGGGATACCGTCTACTATCTTCCAGGTGCTGCTGCAAGGTCAGTTTCTGACCGGCTTTCTATTATATTTAGGAGCTACCTCCAGCCAGATTGGTTTTGTGCTGGCGCTTACTACCCTGGTCAATGTTGCGCAAATAGGTGTAGCCTTTCTGATCCAGAAGCTGCCAAGCCGCAAGTGGGCTATGGTAACTTTTATCGGCTTGCACAGATTGCTGTGGGGTTCAACCGGACTTGTACCGTTCATCTTTCCTAAAGAGCATTGGGTTATTGCATTTATAGTGTTATATACAATCGCTTTCATTGCTAACACGGCGGGTGGTGTGCTGTGGAGCTCAGTCATCAGCGATCTCGTCCCTGCTCGTGTGAGAGGCCGATATTTTGGCATCCGCAACACCTTCCTGAACGCTTTGGGGAGCCTTGTGATGTATGGCGGCGGGATTGTTCTTGACCGTTATCCCGGCGGGCACGGCTTCCTAATTTTATATATCGTGGTATGGATATTCTCTATTTCGAACATCATCGTCTTCTTCTTCTATCCGGATGTGCCTTTTGAGAAATCAGAGGAGAAGGACTTTCTGCCGATGTTCAGGAAACCGCTACATGATACGCTGTTTATGAAGTCAACCTTATTTCTGTCCGCCTGGCTGCTGCTGCAGAACCTTACGGTTCCGCTTTATTCCTATGTGATGCTGCAGCTTCTCCATATCAATTATGAGACCTTGTCGCTGCTGAATGTGTCGCAGACCCTCTTCATGATGGCCAGCTTCTACGTGTGGGGCAATTTGAATGCAAAATACAGCAATAAGCGCCTGCTGCTCTGGACGCTGCCGATTATCGCGACATCCTCGCTGCTGTGGGGAATGCTCTCCGTTCTCCCGATGCTGCCGGTTCTGTTTGCGGCCCATATCGTATTCGGCATGGGGGTAGGCGGCTTCAACCAGCTGGCCTTTAACTTCATTATCGGGGATACGCCGAAAAAGGAACGGCCAATGTATATGGCAATGTATGCGGCGCTTACAGGTCTGGCTGCTTTTTTCGGGCCGCTGATCGGGGGCAGAATTTACGAATGGATCGCTGAATGGCCCCGCTGGACGCAGGTCTATGGCATGCAGCTGGTTGTCGGGGTGCTGATGATCGTCCTGGCGCTGCTGCTGGGACGCCGTATTCTCAGAGATGAATAG
- a CDS encoding polyprenyl synthetase family protein: MKLHEALNIDINEINREIENLVARDRDVPKKSQLAQSILELIGSGGKRLRPLMVIVGSRFGRKSPGRRALQLSAAAEFIHAASLIHDDIIDDAELRRGGAALHTKTGVLSAVHIGNYMSARVIELLSKYTGDKNRYVHDLSSVATAQLCLGEYQQMEHAYDYDLTFEQYLEKSRNKTALLMATCLRVGALSAESTEEVANLLYAFGEALGMSFQIQDDLLDFTQSAEVLGKPAGSDLRNGQVTLPTLFALQDPELAPLIRRIGPGSSGKEVAEVLELINRSDALSRTEDVSQNYLDQASAIVQQLSGYPANADLETLLQYFAGRDR; the protein is encoded by the coding sequence ATGAAGCTGCATGAAGCCTTGAATATAGACATTAATGAAATTAACCGCGAAATTGAAAACCTTGTAGCCCGTGACCGGGATGTGCCCAAAAAGTCACAGCTGGCCCAGAGTATTCTTGAGCTGATCGGCTCAGGCGGGAAACGCCTGCGTCCGCTGATGGTCATTGTGGGCAGCCGGTTCGGACGCAAGTCCCCAGGCCGCAGAGCGCTGCAATTATCCGCTGCTGCCGAGTTTATTCACGCGGCCTCTTTAATTCATGATGATATCATTGACGATGCAGAGCTTCGGCGGGGCGGGGCAGCGCTTCATACCAAAACCGGTGTATTATCCGCTGTGCATATCGGAAACTATATGTCCGCCCGCGTAATTGAGCTCTTAAGCAAATACACAGGTGACAAAAACCGCTACGTCCATGATCTATCCTCCGTAGCCACCGCTCAATTATGCCTGGGTGAATACCAGCAAATGGAGCATGCCTACGATTATGATCTGACGTTTGAGCAGTACCTGGAGAAATCGCGTAACAAAACAGCGCTGCTGATGGCCACCTGCCTCAGGGTAGGCGCACTGTCCGCTGAAAGCACTGAAGAAGTGGCGAATCTTCTCTATGCCTTCGGTGAAGCGCTCGGAATGTCGTTTCAGATCCAGGATGATCTCTTGGACTTCACCCAATCTGCCGAGGTGCTTGGTAAACCGGCCGGAAGCGACCTGCGCAACGGTCAGGTAACCCTGCCCACCCTCTTTGCACTGCAGGACCCTGAGCTGGCCCCTCTCATCCGTAGGATCGGCCCCGGATCATCCGGGAAGGAAGTCGCCGAGGTACTGGAGCTGATCAACCGCAGCGATGCCTTATCCCGTACCGAGGACGTCAGCCAGAATTACCTGGATCAGGCCTCAGCCATAGTGCAGCAACTTTCCGGCTATCCGGCGAATGCCGACCTGGAGACGCTGCTGCAGTACTTCGCGGGACGTGACCGCTGA